Proteins co-encoded in one Cynocephalus volans isolate mCynVol1 chromosome 11, mCynVol1.pri, whole genome shotgun sequence genomic window:
- the CCRL2 gene encoding C-C chemokine receptor-like 2: protein MANYTLAPEDEYDVLIEGDLENNEIEQCDSDDANTLSTQLVPQLCSTVFVAGLLGNILVVLILVKYKGLKHVENIYFLNLAVSNVCFLLALPFWAHAAAHGGSLGQPACKVLVGLHALGVYGQALFNTLLTVQRYLVFFQVGSFSPATRMVPCTITTSILVWIMIILVTLPEFMFYKAQMAGQKYKCSFSRPYFLPADETFWKHLLTLKMNILVFVFPLSVFMFCYVRMRKTLQFRESRYGLFKLVFAIMVVFLLMWAPYNIALFLSAFKEYFSLHDCKSNYNLDRSVQVTKIIATTHCCVPPLLHVALNKAFRKYLCHLFHLCNNTPLQPREESAQGTAWDQHDHSTEV from the coding sequence ATGGCTAATTACACGTTGGCACCAGAGGATGAGTATGATGTCCTCATAGAGGGCGACCTGGAGAATAATGAGATAGAACAATGTGACAGCGATGACGCCAATACCCTCTCAACCCAGCTGGTGCCGCAGCTCTGCTCCACGGTGTTCGTGGCCGGTCTCCTGGGAAATATCTTGGTTGTGCTTATCCTGGTAAAATATAAAGGACTCAAACACGTGGAAAATATCTATTTTCTAAACTTGGCAGTTTCTAATGTGTGCTTCCTGCTTGCCCTGCCATTCTGGGCTCACGCTGCTGCACATGGGGGGAGTCTTGGCCAGCCTGCGTGTAAGGTCCTCGTGGGACTCCATGCCTTAGGTGTGTACGGCCAGGCTCTTTTCAATACCCTTCTGACTGTGCAAAGGTACCTGGTGTTCTTCCAAGTGGGAAGCTTTTCCCCGGCCACCAGGATGGTGCCCTGCACCATCACTACAAGCATCCTGGTGTGGATAATGATCATTCTGGTCACTTTGCCTGAATTCATGTTTTATAAGGCCCAGATGGCAGGCCAGAAGTACAAGTGCTCGTTTAGCAGACCTTACTTCCTCCCAGCTGATGAGACATTCTGGAAGCATCTCCTGACCTTAAAGATGAAcattttggtatttgttttcccgctgtctgtttttatgttctgCTACGTGCGAATGAGGAAAACACTACAGTTCAGGGAGAGCAGGTATGGCCTTTTCAAGCTCGTTTTTGCCATAATGGTTGTCTTCCTTCTGATGTGGGCACCATACAATATTGCCCTTTTCCTGTCTGCTTTCAAAGAGTACTTCTCCCTACATGACTGCAAGAGCAACTACAACCTGGACAGAAGTGTCCAGGTAACGAAAATCATTGCCACCACCCACTGCTGCGTCCCCCCTCTCCTCCATGTGGCTCTCAACAAGGCATTTAGGAAGTACCTCTGCCACCTTTTCCATCTGTGTAATAACACTCCACTTCAGCCCAGGGAGGAATCTGCACAAGGGACAGCCTGGGACCAACATGACCATTCCACTGAAGTGTAA